One genomic segment of Virgibacillus doumboii includes these proteins:
- a CDS encoding ABC transporter ATP-binding protein, producing the protein MAILDAGNIVKVYGESGGDGSTTALNGVNLSVNKGEFIAIMGPSGSGKTTLLNVLSGIDKPTSGDVTIAGKEISEISGDELALFRRKQLGFVFQEFSLLDSLTVKENIALPMVLEKKNAAEMDERVQHLASLFDIESILHKYPYHISGGQQQRAAVSRALVNEPSIILADEPTGNLDSKSSAVIMECFEKIVNEHSTTALLVTHDVFAASYCRKVVFIKDGSIYSHIIRKGGRKEFLNQIMDNLAVLGGRMDVF; encoded by the coding sequence TTGGCTATTTTAGACGCTGGTAATATTGTTAAAGTATATGGAGAGTCTGGTGGCGATGGTTCAACAACTGCCTTGAACGGTGTGAACCTTTCAGTCAACAAAGGAGAGTTTATTGCAATTATGGGGCCCTCCGGCAGTGGTAAAACAACTTTACTCAACGTATTGAGCGGGATTGATAAACCCACTTCAGGTGACGTTACAATTGCCGGCAAAGAGATAAGTGAAATCTCAGGAGATGAATTAGCACTGTTTCGCCGTAAACAATTAGGGTTCGTTTTTCAGGAATTCAGCTTATTGGATAGTTTAACGGTCAAAGAGAATATTGCTCTGCCAATGGTATTGGAAAAGAAAAATGCCGCCGAAATGGATGAAAGGGTACAACATCTTGCAAGTCTCTTTGATATTGAATCCATTTTACATAAATATCCTTATCATATATCCGGCGGGCAGCAACAAAGAGCTGCGGTAAGCCGGGCGCTGGTGAACGAGCCGAGTATTATTTTAGCTGATGAACCAACAGGGAATTTAGATTCTAAATCTTCGGCTGTCATCATGGAATGTTTTGAAAAAATAGTTAATGAACATTCGACAACAGCTCTTCTTGTTACCCACGATGTATTTGCTGCCAGCTATTGTCGGAAGGTTGTTTTTATAAAAGACGGTTCTATCTATTCCCATATTATTAGAAAAGGGGGCAGAAAAGAATTCTTAAACCAAATTATGGATAATCTTGCTGTTCTGGGAGGGAGAATGGATGTCTTTTAA